TAGGCCTGCGCGCGGGCCGTGGCGGCGGCGCCCAGGCAGAGCAGGGCGGCGCACAGGGCGGTCGGAGCGAGAGCGCGGGGCGAAGTCACGTGCGGGTCCTCCAGCGGCGTTTCGTGGCTCCTCTCATCGGCGCCGGCGGCTTTGCGCTTCGCGCTTTCGGGCGCGTGCTATAGACTCGCCGCGCGAAAGGGAGTGAACACATGGGGACAGCGCCGGACGGATCGCACAACGTCGCCGTCTATTTCGACCTCGAGAACGTGGTGATCGGCTGCCGCGACGCCCGCTACAAAGTGTTCGATGCGTCGCTCGTGCTGAAGCGCATGGTCGACAAGGGCAACGTGGTGACTCGCCGCGCCTACGCGGACTGGACCAAGTACCCGGACTACCGGCGGCCGCTGCACGAGAACGGCGTCGAGCTGATCGAGATGCCGGGCTCGAAGCTCACCGGCAAGAACAGCGCCGACATCAAGATGGTGGTCGACGCGCTCGAGCTCTCGTACACCAAGCCCCACATCGACACGTTCACGATCGTGTCGGGCGACTCCGACTTCTCGCCGCTGGTCGCGAAGCTGCGCGAGAACAACCGGCACACGATCGG
The sequence above is a segment of the Myxococcota bacterium genome. Coding sequences within it:
- a CDS encoding NYN domain-containing protein; its protein translation is MGTAPDGSHNVAVYFDLENVVIGCRDARYKVFDASLVLKRMVDKGNVVTRRAYADWTKYPDYRRPLHENGVELIEMPGSKLTGKNSADIKMVVDALELSYTKPHIDTFTIVSGDSDFSPLVAKLRENNRHTIGCGVKNSTSPMFIEHCDEFIYYDDLVRRTVERKPPSPKAKELPKKQQEAFDMLLEAVEALQRENRELHGSLVKETMKRKNPGFNEEYHGYRSFSRLLEDAQKNKLIAIHKDARSGTYVIDEVLDESAA